The nucleotide sequence tgactttttctcacatgtttaaccattcgtcttattcaaaaaatttacgtaattataatttattttgctatgagttgttttatcactcatagtcaaacatgtgagaaaaaatcaacggcgtcatctattaaaaaacggaggcaGTATTATATTACGGTGCCATCATATATATTCCATCTTAGACAAATTCCTAAAATTTTGAGgtccctaattaattaattcctaTCTACTGACTACATTTTTACAGAGGAGGGGTAGTAGAAACTTCTCCAGACAAGGAAGATCAGCCCCGTTTTCTTCTAGGGTGCGAAGGGCCCAGAAGGAAGAGTTTGTGAGAAGAACAATATTTGTCAGTGATATAGACCATACTGTAAGATACTGATATTTCCATGGATTGCAATGCGATGAATTTTATTTTCTATGGCTTGCATATATGGAGTAATTTGTCACATCCAAATATAATGTGTGACACTTCATTTGTTTCTGAAAGATAATAATGGTATGCATTTGTGTGTTTCAGGTTACTGAGGACATGTTAGCTGAACTGTTCGGGAGCTATTGCAGCGTACGCCTCTTCCTTcccatgtgtatatatatgtgcctgagtaaacatttttttagctccactattttttttatccttttctttttgcgaAACACAGTGTAGATGCAAGCGTTTATATAAACACGCGCACACTTAGCTTCACTAGTTTTCTAGGTATATAACTGTGATATGTATGGTGATTGAGTAAGACTGCTTTCGATATATATGAAAAACTTTTGATATTGTGATatatatcattcatatgcatatgtatatagtaaCCAAAGCATCATCATTTGCAAGTGCCAAGCACAATTATGTTCATGTGACGCACTAATTTCTTTTTTATCCTTTGAAAGGCTTGAATCAGGTGGTGGAACGTACTCTTTAGAAGTATGTATATGccagtttgtaaaattttatGGACATGCATGTTTACTTCAGAAGATTTTTGTTTATAACAGGGTCCTCTTAATTATTTGGTTCTAGCTAGTAAAGATAGTGTTTTCATAAAGTTAGATTTTAAGTGAAACGAATAATCGCTTCGTGCTATGCTGGGAGCAATCTAAAATAACATGATTTTCTCTAGTTTGTAATGTCCTAAACGCCTTAAAATTCGTTGCTCTAGTTTAATTTGTCCATATGTTGCAACAGGTGGTGGTGGATTGCCGCATCTGTGGAGATCACTCATCTGGCCTTAGGTTTGCATTTATTGAATTTCAAGATGAGAGTAAGTGGCACATTTCAAACCTGAATCTTGTTTTTCATCAATACAAGTGAGAGGTTCATACAAATATAATCTGGAGATATAACATGGaagccccctttttttttcaggtgaTGCTTATGCTGCATTGGATCTTGATGGGTATGTTCTTGGCATTTGCCCTCTTAGGGTTTCACCTTCCAAGACTGCAATCATGCCTGTGAACCCTTCTTTTCTTCCTCAGGTCAGTACAGCCCAAGGAACCATGTTATTGCCATGATTTATAATCAAGATAGATCATCCCATTTTCAACATGTTGTGTACTCACTCTTAAATTAATTTGTTCGGTAGTCTGAAGCTGAGAGGGAGATGTGCTCAAGAACAATCTATTGCACAAACATCGACAAGAGTGTATGCGAAACCTTAATCCTCCTTGAGAAAAAATTCTCCAATAATTAAGCAGTTGTCTCCAATGTTAATAATTAAGTTCCTTGTTAACTTTTATAGGTCAATGTAACAGATTTGAAATACTTCTGCGAGGAACACTTTGGTCAGGTTAGAATATAATCATCTCATGAATTGATATTCCTCttcattaattatttttcagcaGCACACACTGTATATATTTGAGATTTATTCTGGTCCAACAAAAAATACCTCGAGATATCGGCACCTCATAGTACCAAATCGTTTTTAATCGTTGGATCTACCTGGATAGGATTGGCATTGTTGGACTGGAGCAAAtctcatatatatttatctgaaTTTTTTGTACCGTAATATATTTATCTGAATTATCTCGCTTTCTTCCATTTCATGGATTATATGCAGGTTTTCCGCCTAAAACTGTTAGGTGATGATGGTCACCCCACCCGCATAGCTTTTATTGAGTTTGCTGAGGTGACTCTCTCAAATATGTCAGTTCTCAATGCAGTAATTTTCGCACATTGGTTGGCTTGAATTTAAGTATAGTAGATGGTGTAGGAGCAATGTAATAATAAACATCCTCATTAATTTCCTCATCCTAATAAGCAAGCTGTTCTTCTTAATGATCGATAATCGATCACTAGCTCTTGGTTTAGATCGTCCTAGCTTACAGCCCatttatatgcatatatgtaaatGCCATGCACATACACTCGAATAATTAAGATTCTGTACTTCTATTGCTCATCATTACTTAGTTCTaaaaagaaatatcaacaaaagGTATACTAGATAGCTTGATTATGCTAACTAGTACTAGAATAACCGTCAGACCtgtaatttataatttgttCATTCAATGGCATTTTAATTAAGACCTACATCTCATTCCTTAGATATATAGTATAACATGGAATTCAGAATATACATAAATAtgaaatctccatataacacaTAAACTTTTCATGTATTCTTTAATTTGAAACAAGAGGGTGCGAGTGAGTGTTTTTGGCTATGTGCACTGTGTAGTTATGCAGAGGCTGGGAGTGTACGCACTTAGTAGAGTTGTATATATCTTCTCAATTGTATAATTGGTTAGTTCAATAAAAAACttatattatctaaaaatattttcaggTTGATGGTGCTATTAACGCCCTGAACTCCAGTGGCATATTTGCAAGTGGCCAGCCTATCAGGTTCAATAATCCTTACTATACCGGATAAAATTTTACATGCACATATCACTATGCATGTCCATGTAAACAACCTTTTGTTTGTGATCTACTTTCAGGGTGTGCCCTTCAAAGACGCCGATCAGGAGCGTCGCGTCCTACTACTCCACATCAGCTAATACCATGACATCGAACTGACCGTCATCTGGCGTGTCTCCATTGCCGTTCAATTGATCGACATCGCCTGGAGATATctgctacatatatatatatatatatatatatatttatttatttatcagtTCATCATATGCTGCAGTACTGCATGTATGGTGTTGCTTCAGCTAGTTGTAGTTTCGATCCCTGTTGAGTTTCTCCTTCAAAGAACCTGCATACTGTGAATCTGTGATCGACCGGCCTGAAGACAGACAGCTGAAATGGATTGATTTCTTACTTGTCCCTGGTCATGTATGTGCATGTGTGATGAGGAGATTGCTTGGTTGTAGTGTACCTGAGACTGTATCCATTGTTAATTCCTCCAGAGAGTTGTGTTTTCTGTTGTCTCAGCTGTGTACCAAATATTTATACTTGGTCGGCTTTAATTTCTTAATTAGTCTCTTTATTGATAGCTTGGCATCAAATGGTTTCACCAGCATGGGTAGTAATTCTTCTTTTCTCTGAACATGGTGAAAATTATAGCTGAACTTCGAAAGTGCAAGGCTGCAGACACATGTATTGATACTTTTCTTTGTAGGTTAACTAATGTTTATCTATGTGACTTTAATTGCTTAGAACATCAGGCAGCCAAAAGTACTGTAAAGGAGAAAAATGGCAAAGGTCGATGTAAGATAATAACGTCAGTCAAAAGAGCATTTGTTTTGTCACTGACTATCTAGGTATATATATTcttgagtaattttttttaagaaacgaCGCTCACAATACGTGCACACTTAGAGCATTTGTTTTGTCACTGACTATCTAGGTATATATATTCTtgagtaaatatatattttttaagaaacaacGCTCACAATACATGTGCACTTACCCCTATGATAACACACACATCTTGAAATTGACAAAGTTAGAAACCGAATGAGCAAAACATGAACGAGATATATTTATCTTCAACGTAAGTATGAGTTATGTTGGATTGCTTGAGATTCATTCGAGGGTGTATAGATCTTAACATGGAACAACAATTGTACCCTCTTGTTAcatattataagacattttggtTTTTTCATCTCTTGTCTAACTAATATTCATGTAAATGtggatatatacatatatgaaaCATATACATAAATCCATATATAAATCTATTCAAAATCTAAAACGTCTTGTAACGCGAAACAAAGCAAAAGtggctagtactccctccgtccctaaatatttgacgccgttgaacttttttaaacatgtttgaccgttcatcttattcaaaaacttttgtgaaatatgtaaaactatatgtatacataaaagtgtatttaacaatgaatcaaatgataggaaaagaattaataattatttaaaatttttgaataagacaaacagttaaatatgtttaaaaaagtcaatgacatgtcaaatatttagggacggagggagtactaaatttGAAGTTTAGAATGAACTGAtgagagcatctccaacaaagGGCTAAAATTAAAGCCCCAAAAATCCTATATTAGGGACAGCCAAAAACTAATTTGGCCTATAAAACACCCCCTTCTCTGAGAGATGCCTAAAattttagttcccaaaattttaaaatttgccACATCATCACTGGTGGGCCCTTCTCAACTAATTTTGTGCGGGTTCGTTATTATGACGTGCGATCACGGAGGGGAGGTCGCGCTGGAAGCTCAGATCGCGCTGGACGTTGTCAAGTTCAGTGTTGTTTGCAATTTGCAAAAGCTTGGATGCAGCACACAGCCAATCAATACAGGTTTAGGGAAAAATTGCTGACGGTGACATGAAAGACCAAGGCACTGCACATCATCAGTTCAATTCGGATTTGAGGATCCTGAAGATTGCAGAATATTTCATTAATGCTCTGCTTATGTGAAAACTATGTCAAAATATATTTGTCAGTGATTGATCCAGTCGTCTCCGCCGtgttgctgcatgcatgcacttcGCCACTCCTGTCGTCGGCCATCCATGCTTTGTGGCATGAGGTGCCATACAATTTATTTCCGAGATCGCGCGGAGGGGACTGGGCTTTGGTCAATCGCGAGATCGCGAGTAATCCTAGTCGCGTGCGAGATCATGACTGAGCCCGTTCGTGAGGCTATATAAGGCGCAGCGATATGATATCTAACGAAGGACACAGTGCTGCAGACGCACACAGAGCTGTTCCTCTCTCAGCGCCGGCGGCATTAGCTTTTCGCTCAACTAGGCAACGGCAGCGAGCAGCAACGATTGGTGACAGGTACAAGCACTTGTACAGTGCGTATAAACTATACGAGCACAGGTAAAATTTTTTGCTAGCAACcatgtttttgctttgttgaattttttttttatgtttttggtCTCACAATGTTTTTATGGAATAAAAAACATAATTCGATATGATGAATAAATATTTGGAAAAACGGAAGGCCTAGCTAATGCTCTACACGACCGTGTCATCAATCTGCAGATTAATATCTAGACGACCCTCAATGTTATGATTTTTTCCGGTCAATGacatttttctttaatttgatCTGACAACGTCGCAAGGGGAAAAACTTAATTTGTTGTGATGAATAATGGTTTgacagttgatttgatccaagATGAGTCGTCCTCGCTCCTCGTTTCAGCGGCTTGTGGATGAATCATCGtctgacgatgacgacgatttttttttttgccgcggCACAAATCGTCCATAGCTATTGGCACTCTGTCAATGCACCAAGATATGGTGGGTCTGTCATGGGACATAAAGTGGTTGATCGCAATAGAGAAGCACGGCACTTGAGATTATACCAAGACTACTTGGACGGAAAGTCATCAGCATTGCTAATgttgttagagcaggtacaatagcaggctataagccaactataaatatattttaaagagataaaataagatagagaagagcagcgggctgcagatctgtagtcagctgcagcacggactccaagacgtaatgtgtgtatgataggtgtgaccatgtattaatagtatagtaagcaactattgtatgaattgactattatattggctatagatgatttggagctagcagtgggctatactattaaacttgctctcagtGATATGCATTTACTCCTCAACATTGCCAgctaattaatttaatataataaaaaattatagtgGACCACCTATTTAATTGACCTATTATATATAGATGGACCACCTCGCTATTGTCTCCATATTATAATATAATCTCCAAACAAAGCAAACGCAGAAAATAAAACAGATCGATTCGACTCCCCCAATTAGTGCAGccgaagagaagagaaagatagccgagagagagggagattaAATAGATGAATCTCCCTCGATCGAACCACACAAGGATGAACTGGAGGCAGGGGCAGCATTGCAGTTACCTCGTCCGTGGCGCTGATGGTGGAGAAGGGTCGACGGCTGCGGAGAAGCATCCGCAACTGCATCAGCACGGCGTGGCGGAGCGACATCAGGgaatccacctctctctctgtctctcgtCTCGTAGAGGAAGAACAAGGCTAGGGTTTCGATCGTGCGGAAGAAGAACGGGAGGATATAGTACTAtttgtttcttttcctttttttccctttatctcttctttaaattaaataaaaaaatatataaaaacacTTATCCGCTTCCCGTCCCTAATAGGAGTACTAACAAACAGCTGTACTGTCCTATCCTATATATTTAATGTATTACTGCTATATTATTAATTACTAGAAAattacccgtgcgttgcaacgggtaaatacGTTTTCTTAGTGATTGAAACATTGCGATCACTATACTTTATGATTAaaaaatttaatgaaaatcCTAACACTGAGATTGCTATCcattataattaaaaatttaatgaaaatcaTTCCTTCGTTTTAAACCGAAAACTCACTCGTTCCTTCCTTTAAATCCCTAGGCCATTATGTAACCTCCACTCAGGCTGCCTCACTTTGAACCAGCCAACAAGTAGAGCCGCAGGCTCAGAAGATTATTGTCTTTAACCTCCCAAAGATAGACCAATGCCCATACGACGTCGGAGCAGATCTTTCCCATCAAATCTGACTGAATTTTGCTCGATCTCCCAAAATTGGTTGAGGGCTTTCAATCCACTCGATCTACTCTTTCCGTCTTCCAAAATCAGAGGTAAAACTCACGATAAAAACAACCGGGGAAGATCGCCTATAGTCGGAGATTAAATCTGGTAAATTAAAAGTCGCATCAAAAGGGGAAATCATGTAGAAAATGATGAGAGAAGAGCGGGGAATCGATTTTTTAATCAATTAGAGTAGATAATGCGCAATCGACATGAAGGCGGcatggcgctagggttcggcccgGGCAGCGGCAGGAGGTGCGCGGATGGCGCGGTGGAATAGATCGGGGAATAAAACGGCCAAAAAAAACCCAGAcggaaactgaaaaaaaaatggaccaAAAAAAACCAGACggaaattgaaaaataaatggaCAAAATAAAGCGGTGCAATAGATATCAGTTGGGATCGGGATAAAAAAGCTGCAACAAAAGAAATGATAGAAACCGAAATAAAACAAACAGACCGAAATAAACAGAAGCTGTGATTGTGGCGTGTTCGCGAGTCGGACAATGCGCGGgagtagataaaaaaaattaaaaacctaACTCGATACCTAATCCAACATGGATGACGTACTAAAATTctggcaaaaatatctttaatttttataatagtaaagataaaaaaaaactcgtgGAAATAAATTATATACTTGCTCACTGATATAttagtacaattttttttatactagaaaaaatgcccgtgcgttgcaacagttAAAAACATTTTCCAGTGGTACAACCGCTATTAGAAACTGAGCTATATTAGTAAGTTGTTTGGATTCAAGggttattttgagagctatttgACCTTTAATGTATCTTTCCATGGAGAGATATAGAgaaaagatatttttttagcGGGCCTACCCAAAATAGCCCCAATTAGCACCTCTTGGGTGGGATATTTTTTGGGTGGGTTATTTCCAAATAGCCCTCAAATAACTCATCcttttggttctttttgggTTATTTGGGCTATTTGAGGGAGGGCTAGCCATTATGTAGTCCTagtatactctctccgtccaaaaaaccCAACCTATAATGAAATGAGATATATTTAGCACAATGTGTCAACCTCgttgtattagaatatgtcacatcacatcttaagttttttttactgagggagtaattagtagtagtactccatatttgttttgttattattctTTTGTGAGAGAGAATTAAATTGCTACTAGAAACGAAGAGGGAGACGGGTAAGATGGGCCGTGCTGAGCCTGGGCCTGTggcagagagagggagagagatataTGCGTCAGATGGAACCCTAACTGAAAATCCGAAATCCATCCATGTCCAAGTCGATGTCGTTCGCCGGAACA is from Oryza sativa Japonica Group chromosome 9, ASM3414082v1 and encodes:
- the LOC4346693 gene encoding polyadenylate-binding protein-interacting protein 8 isoform X1, which codes for MEVMGAEEARTSRVVVAAAGRSLNPNAKEFVPRWHRHAAAADDDDAARRTKLSADAPEFVYEGFWRGVDGLTGYGYGYGDGHDGAPEELVVVVSERLNPDAPEFTAAASIRRRRSPGSGNGISSTRHWSVSKSRFLHSRRGSRNFSRQGRSAPFSSRVRRAQKEEFVRRTIFVSDIDHTVTEDMLAELFGSYCSVVVDCRICGDHSSGLRFAFIEFQDESDAYAALDLDGYVLGICPLRVSPSKTAIMPVNPSFLPQSEAEREMCSRTIYCTNIDKSVNVTDLKYFCEEHFGQVFRLKLLGDDGHPTRIAFIEFAEVDGAINALNSSGIFASGQPIRVCPSKTPIRSVASYYSTSANTMTSN
- the LOC4346693 gene encoding polyadenylate-binding protein-interacting protein 8 isoform X2; amino-acid sequence: MEVMGAEEARTSRVVVAAAGRSLNPNAKEFVPRWHRHAAAADDDDAARRTKLSADAPEFVYEGFWRGVDGLTGYGYGYGDGHDGAPEELVVVVSERLNPDAPEFTAAASIRRRRSPGSGNGISSTRHWSRRGSRNFSRQGRSAPFSSRVRRAQKEEFVRRTIFVSDIDHTVTEDMLAELFGSYCSVVVDCRICGDHSSGLRFAFIEFQDESDAYAALDLDGYVLGICPLRVSPSKTAIMPVNPSFLPQSEAEREMCSRTIYCTNIDKSVNVTDLKYFCEEHFGQVFRLKLLGDDGHPTRIAFIEFAEVDGAINALNSSGIFASGQPIRVCPSKTPIRSVASYYSTSANTMTSN
- the LOC4346693 gene encoding polyadenylate-binding protein-interacting protein 8 isoform X3 — encoded protein: MEVMGAEEARTSRVVVAAAGRSLNPNAKEFVPRWHRHAAAADDDDAARRTKLSADAPEFVYEGFWRGVDGLTGYGYGYGDGHDGAPEELVVVVSERLNPDAPEFTAAASIRRRRSPGSGNGISSTRHWSVSKSRFLHSRRGSRNFSRQGRSAPFSSRVRRAQKEEFVRRTIFVSDIDHTVTEDMLAELFGSYCSVVVDCRICGDHSSGLRFAFIEFQDESDAYAALDLDGYVLGICPLRVSPSKTAIMPVNPSFLPQSEAEREMCSRTIYCTNIDKSVNVTDLKYFCEEHFGQVFRLKLLGDDGHPTRIAFIEFAEVTLSNMLMVLLTP